The following proteins are co-located in the Anas platyrhynchos isolate ZD024472 breed Pekin duck chromosome 1, IASCAAS_PekinDuck_T2T, whole genome shotgun sequence genome:
- the LOC140001374 gene encoding non-selective voltage-gated ion channel VDAC2-like: protein MAIPPSYADLGKSARDTFNKGYGFGLVKLDVKTKSASGVEFTTSGSSNTDTGKVNGSLETKYKWAEYGLTFTEKRNTDNTLGTEIAIEDQIAKGLKLTFDTTFSPNTGKKSGKIKSAYKCECLNLGCDVDFDFAGPAIHGSAVFGYEGWLVG, encoded by the coding sequence ATGGCAATTCCTCCGTCGTACGCAGACCTTGGCAAATCTGCCAGAGATACCTTCAATAAAGGATATGGGTTTGGGTTGGTGAAGTTGgatgtgaaaacaaaatctgcAAGTGGAGTGGAGTTCACAACATCTGGTTCTTCGAACACCGACACTGGAAAAGTTAATGGGAGCTTGGAGACCAAATACAAGTGGGCTGAGTATGGGCTGACTTTCACAGAAAAACGGAACACAGATAACACTCTGGGAACAGAAATTGCAATTGAAGATCAGATTGCCAAAGGCTTGAAGTTGACGTTTGATACAACTTTCTCACCAAATACAGGAAAGAAGAGTGGTAAAATCAAGTCAGCATATAAATGTGAATGCCTAAACCTCGGTTGTGATGTTGACTTTGACTTTGCTGGGCCTGCAATCCATGGTTCAGCTGTCTTCGGTTATGAAGGCTGGCTGGTTGGTTAG
- the LOC113841424 gene encoding uncharacterized protein: MEQQNKDDSQPAEGQRSVQERRQMEKKPQDIKTLPHRGVRQAERIQLPALPPLPRQAATQAAAPKQVPKAETSSSEKATCKLPPLQAAASASSGGGRAKSLGTEARSQQELLPPLPCISGNRDRAVRAERRERGPHSPVAPDEDMGNAIRSFVSTVITNAVACNEGASSKARLSPSSRVPRTKGPRTPPLTTAAAQNWKSRHSSKSSLASPDEEMEDRIKAFVSTAIRNGLAWNQGAMREARLPPVGRPPTSKGHRTPPQPATGPQNLKKSWHPAPHSPADSCTALQDTAHSRVSEVLQKTQKSWEHGQRSAALGDLAQTGCKLRATSSAGVQTDLERTWTTSLPGPDSRVCAGARASSRDPAAASPGQGKKKKQQREKHIKPRQGTGNEGTSQGRGKKESSPGGCDEEEVVIINSWINPRFASLFTDAQDVPQEEGSAASSVDREAAQEAEHPASASPGSLQTTDTVPSAAPQEEIPGEERHSTPLTSTTAAQSRTASPPAAPALEDEGHRMPPLTRGAPQSKPSASPSPSEHSTAVMVESQGRARHASSACDDELDEGVKTIVSTVIRRAEAMSQGAVSKAASAPSATGPSVPPPTAEPADSTSSASALAGALGDLARTGSTGRATRSAGVQTDLERRRTTALPGPDSRVCAGARASSRDPAAASPGQGKKKKQQREKHVKPRQGTGNEGTSQGRGKKESSPGGWDEEEEIVIINSWINPRFASLFTDAQDVPQEEGSAASSVEREAAQEAEHPASASPGSLQTTDTVPSAAPQEEIPGEERHSTPLTTTTPAQSRPASPPAAPALEDEGHRTPPLTRGAPQSKPSASPSPSEHSAAVMVESQGRARHACSVSDEELDERVDTIVAAVLLHSVAIIQGAGAPSKAASAPWVTVPRVPPPTPEPAECTSSASALARGPVGEANEAPLAAAAMPQEEGGEGASPLAAEPLREAITDLRPAAADEAGAAATPLVPGHQVAIEQGGQAQSSSCTKDTPADEPATSQTQAPSQDLLAGPVQRSEQHQAQGTLDLAQAPARQPRPSRIRRALRALRRAFRCSCIAGQRE, translated from the exons ATGGAGCAGCAGAATAAGGATGACTCCCAGCCCGCTGAAGGGCAGCGGAGCGTGCAGGAGCGGCGCCAG ATGGAGAAGAAGCCGCAAGACATCAAGACACTGCCTCACCGTGGGGTGAGGCAGGCCGAGAGAatccagctgccagccctgccgcctttgccaaggcaggcagcgactcaggcagcagcacccaagCAAGTGCCTAAAGCAGAGACATCATCATCTGAAAAGGCCACTTGCAagctgccccctctgcaagcagcagcctctgcttcttcagggggaggaagggcaaaGTCATTGGGAACAGAGGCCCGCAGCCAGCAAGAGCTTTTGCCACCTCTTCCCTGCATCTCTGGCAACAGGGACAGAGCAGTGAGGGCAGAGAGGCGGGAACGTGGCCCACACAGCCCTGTGGCCCCTGACGAGGACATGGGCAATGCAATACGGTCCTTTGTGTCCACCGTCATAACAAACGCTGTAGCCTGCAACGAGGGAGCCAGCAGCAAGGCAAGGCTTTCTCCCTCAAGCAGAGTTCCCAGGACCAAAGGCCCCAGAACACCACCTCTCACCACAGCAGCGGCCCAAAACTGGAAGAGTCGGCACTCGTCCAAAAGCAGCCTTGCATCCCCTGACGAAGAAATGGAAGACCGAATAAAGGCCTTTGTCTCCACTGCAATAAGAAATGGCCTTGCCTGGAACCAGGGAGCCATGAGGGAGGCAAGGCTTCCTCCCGTGGGCAGACCTCCCACGAGCAAAGGACACAGAACACCACCTCAGCCCGCAACTGGGCCCCAGAATTTAAAGAAGAGCTGGcaccctgccccacacagccctgcagactctTGCACGGCACTGCAGGACACAGCACACTCCCGCGTGTCTGAAGTGCTGCAGAAGACGCAAAAAAGCTGGGAACACGGCCAACGATCAGCAGCACTTGGGGACCTGGCACAAACGGGGTGCAAATTGAGAGCAACAAGTTCAGCCGGGGTCCAGACAGACCTGGAGAGGACGTGGACGACTTCTCTGCCAGGGCCTGATTCCCGGGTATGCGCAGGAGCAAGGGCttccagcagagaccctgcagCAGCTAGCCCAGGCCagggtaagaagaaaaaacaacagagagagaaacacatcaaacccaggcaggggacaggcaaCGAGGGGACAAGCCAAGGCCGgggcaagaaagagagcagtcctGGGGGATGCGATGAAGAGGAGGTCGTCATCATCAACTCCTGGATCAACCCCAGGTTCGCCAGCCTCTTCACAGACGCACAGGACGTTCCCCAGGAAGAGGGCAgcgcagccagcagtgtggacagggaggcagcacaagaagcagaacaCCCAGCAAGCGCCTCTCCTGGCTCGCTGCAAACCACGGACACTGTCccatcagctgctccccaggaaGAAATTCCTGGGGAAGAGAGGCACAGCACGCCTCTCACTtcaacaacagcagcacagagcaggacagcaagtcctccagcagcccctgctctggaagatgagggacacAGGATGCCTCCCCTGACACGTGGGGCTCCACAGTCAAAACCATCGGCCTCTCCAAGCCCCAGTGAGCACAGCACTGCGGTGATGGTTGAGAGCCAGGGACGTGCCCGACATGCCTCCAGTGCCTGTGATGACGAGCTGGATGAAGGAGTCAAGACCATCGTTTCCACAGTCATACGCCGTGCTGAAGCCATGAGCCAGGGAGCCGTGAGCAAGGCAGCAAGTGCTCCCTCGGCCACAGGACCCAGCGTGCCTCCTCccacagcagagcctgcagactCTACATCCTCAGCATCTGCCTTGGCTGGAGCACTGGGGGACTTGGCACGCACGGGGAGCACAGGGAGAGCAACGAGATCAGCCGGGGTCCAGACAGACCTGGAGAGGAGGCGGAccactgctctgccagggcCTGATTCCCGGGTATGCGCAGGAGCAAGGGCttccagcagagaccctgcagCAGCTAGCCCAGGCCagggtaagaagaaaaaacaacagagagagaaacacgTCAAACCCAGGCAGGGGACAGGAAACGAGGGGACAAGCCAAGGCCGGGGCAAGAAAGAAAGCAGTCCTGGGGGAtgggatgaagaggaggagatcGTCATCATCAACTCCTGGATCAACCCCAGGTTCGCCAGCCTCTTCACAGACGCACAGGACGTTCCCCAGGAAGAGGGCAgcgcagccagcagtgtggaaagggaggcagcacaagaagcagaacaCCCAGCAAGTGCCTCTCCTGGCTCGCTGCAAACCACGGACACTGTCccatcagctgctccccaggaaGAAATTCCTGGGGAAGAGAGGCACAGCACGCCTCTCACCACAACAACACCGGCACAGAGCAGGCCAGcaagtcctccagcagcccctgctctggaagatgagggacacAGGACGCCTCCCCTGACACGTGGGGCTCCACAGTCAAAACCATCGGCCTCTCCAAGCCCCAGCGAGCACAGCGCTGCCGTGATGGTGGAGAGCCAGGGACGTGCCCGACATGCCTGCAGTGTCTCTGATGAAGAGCTGGATGAAAGAGTTGACACCATCGTGGCTGCAGTCCTACTCCACTCTGTAGCCATCATCCAGGGAGCGGGAGCCCCAAGCAAGGCAGCAAGTGCTCCCTGGGTCACAGTGCCCAGGGTGCCTCCTCCCACACCAGAGCCTGCAGAATGTACATCCTCGGCCTCTGCCTTGGCCAGAGGCCCTGTGGGGGAGGCCAATGAAGCCCCTCTCGCTGCAGCAGCAATGCCACAAGAAGAAGGTGGAGAAGGGGCTTCTCCTTTGGCTGCAGAGCCTCTCCGGGAGGCCATCACAGATCTccgcccagcagcagctgacgaagcaggagcagcagccactcCCTTGGTTCCTGGGCACCAG GTGGCCATCGAGCAGGGAGGCCAAGCGCAGTCCTCCTCCTGCACCAAAGATACGCCAGCGGATGAGCCAGCAACGTCCCAGACACAAGCGCCGTCCCAGGATCTGTTGGCCGGGCCTGTTCAGCGCAGCGAGCAGCACCAAGCACAAG GCACCCTTGACCTCGCACAAGCCCCGGCGCGCCAGCCACGGCCCTCCCGCATCAGGAGGGCACTTCGCGCGCTGCGCAGGGCTTTCCGCTGCAGCTGCATCGCAGGACAGCGAGAGTAG
- the LOC113840723 gene encoding uncharacterized protein produces MEQQNKDDSQPAEGQRSVQERRQMEKKPQDIKTLPHRGVRQAERIQLPALPPLPRQAATQAAAPKQVPKAETSSSEKATCKLPPLQAAASASSGGGRAKSLGTEARSQQELLPPLPCISGNRDRAVRAERRERGPHSPVAPDEDMGNAIRSFVSTVITNAVACNEGASSKARLSPSSRVPRTKGPRTPPLTTAAAQNWKSRHSSKSSLASPDEEMEDRIKAFVSTAIRNGLAWNQGAMREARLPPVGRPPTSKGHRTPPQPATGPQNLKKSWHPAPHSPADSCTALQDTAHSRVSEVLQKTQKSWEHGQRSAALGDLAQTGCKLRATSSAGVQTDLERTWTTSLPGPDSRVCAGARASSRDPATASPGQGKKKKQQREKHIKPRQGTGNEGTSQGRGKKESSPGGCDEEEVVIINSWINPRFASLFTDAQDVPQEEGSAASSVEREAAQEAEHPASASPGSLQTTDTVPSAAPQEEIPGEERHSTPLTTTTPAQSRPASPPAAPALEDEGHRTPPLTRGAPQSKPSASPSPSEHSTAVMVESQGRARHASSACDDELDERVKTIVSTVIRRAEAMSQGAVSKAPSAPSATGPSVPPPTAEPADSTSSASALAGALGDLAHTGSTGRATRSAGVQTDMERRRTTALPGPDSRVCAGARASSRDPAAASPGQGKKKKQQREKHVKPRQGTGNEGTSQGRGKKESSPGGWDEEEEIVIINSWINPRFASLFTDAQDVPQEEGSAASSVEREAAQEAEHPASASPGSLQTTDTVPSAAPQEEIPGEERHSTPLTTTTPAQSRPASPPAAPALEDEGHRTPPLTRGAPQSKPSASPSPSEHSAAVMVESQGRARHACSVSDEELDERVDTIVAAVLLHSVAIIQGAGAPSKAASAPWVTVPRVPPPTPEPAECTSSASALARGPVGEANEAPLAAAAMPQEEGGEEASPLAAEPLREAITDLRPAAADEAGAAATPLVPGHQVAIEQGGQAQSSSCTKDTPADEPATSQTQAPSQDLLAGPVQRSEQHQAQGTLDLAQAPARQPRPSRIRRALRALRRAFRCSCIAGQRE; encoded by the exons ATGGAGCAGCAGAATAAGGATGACTCCCAGCCCGCTGAAGGGCAGCGGAGCGTGCAGGAGCGGCGCCAG ATGGAGAAGAAGCCGCAAGACATCAAGACACTGCCTCACCGTGGGGTGAGGCAGGCCGAGAGAatccagctgccagccctgccgcctttgccaaggcaggcagcgactcaggcagcagcacccaagCAAGTGCCTAAAGCAGAGACATCATCATCTGAAAAGGCCACTTGCAagctgccccctctgcaagcagcagcctctgcttcttcagggggaggaagggcaaaGTCATTGGGAACAGAGGCCCGCAGCCAGCAAGAGCTTTTGCCACCTCTTCCCTGCATCTCTGGCAACAGGGACAGAGCAGTGAGGGCAGAGAGGCGGGAACGTGGCCCACACAGCCCTGTGGCCCCTGACGAGGACATGGGCAATGCAATACGGTCCTTTGTGTCCACCGTCATAACAAACGCTGTAGCCTGCAACGAGGGAGCCAGCAGCAAGGCAAGGCTTTCTCCCTCAAGCAGAGTTCCCAGGACCAAAGGCCCCAGAACACCACCTCTCACCACAGCAGCGGCCCAAAACTGGAAGAGTCGGCACTCGTCCAAAAGCAGCCTTGCATCCCCTGACGAAGAAATGGAAGACCGAATAAAGGCCTTTGTCTCCACTGCAATAAGAAATGGCCTTGCCTGGAACCAGGGAGCCATGAGGGAGGCAAGGCTTCCTCCCGTGGGCAGACCTCCCACGAGCAAAGGACACAGAACACCACCTCAGCCCGCAACTGGGCCCCAGAATTTAAAGAAGAGCTGGcaccctgccccacacagccctgcagactctTGCACGGCACTGCAGGACACAGCACACTCCCGCGTGTCTGAAGTGCTGCAGAAGACGCAAAAAAGCTGGGAACACGGCCAACGATCAGCAGCACTTGGGGACCTGGCACAAACGGGGTGCAAATTGAGAGCAACAAGTTCAGCCGGGGTCCAGACAGACCTGGAGAGGACGTGGACGACTTCTCTGCCAGGGCCTGATTCCCGGGTATGCGCAGGAGCAAGGGCttccagcagagaccctgcaACAGCTAGCCCAGGCCagggtaagaagaaaaaacaacagagagagaaacacatcaaacccaggcaggggacaggcaaCGAGGGGACAAGCCAAGGCCGgggcaagaaagagagcagtcctGGGGGATGCGATGAAGAGGAGGTCGTCATCATCAACTCCTGGATCAACCCCAGGTTCGCCAGCCTCTTCACAGACGCACAGGACGTTCCCCAGGAAGAGGGCAgcgcagccagcagtgtggaaagggaggcagcacaagaagcagaacaCCCAGCAAGCGCCTCTCCTGGCTCGCTGCAAACCACGGACACTGTCccatcagctgctccccaggaaGAAATTCCTGGGGAAGAGAGGCACAGCACGCCTCTCACCACAACAACACCGGCACAGAGCAGGCCAGcaagtcctccagcagcccctgctctggaagatgagggacacAGGACGCCTCCCCTGACACGTGGGGCTCCACAGTCAAAACCATCGGCCTCTCCAAGCCCCAGTGAGCACAGCACTGCGGTGATGGTTGAGAGCCAGGGACGTGCCCGACATGCCTCCAGTGCCTGTGATGACGAGCTGGATGAACGAGTCAAGACCATCGTTTCCACAGTCATACGCCGTGCTGAAGCCATGAGCCAGGGAGCCGTGAGCAAGGCACCAAGTGCTCCCTCGGCCACAGGACCCAGCGTGCCTCCTCccacagcagagcctgcagactCTACATCCTCAGCATCTGCCTTGGCTGGAGCACTGGGGGACTTGGCACACACGGGGAGCACAGGGAGAGCAACGAGATCAGCCGGGGTCCAGACAGACATGGAGAGGAGGCGGAccactgctctgccagggcCTGATTCCCGGGTATGCGCAGGAGCAAGGGCttccagcagagaccctgcagCAGCTAGCCCAGGCCagggtaagaagaaaaaacaacagagagagaaacacgtcaaacccaggcaggggacaggcaaCGAGGGGACAAGCCAAGGCCGGGGCAAGAAAGAAAGCAGTCCTGGGGGAtgggatgaagaggaggagatcGTCATCATCAACTCCTGGATCAACCCCAGGTTCGCCAGCCTCTTCACAGACGCACAGGACGTTCCCCAGGAAGAGGGCAgcgcagccagcagtgtggaaagggaggcagcacaagaagcagaacaCCCAGCAAGTGCCTCTCCTGGCTCGCTGCAAACCACGGACACTGTCccatcagctgctccccaggaaGAAATTCCTGGGGAAGAGAGGCACAGCACGCCTCTCACCACAACAACACCGGCACAGAGCAGGCCAGcaagtcctccagcagcccctgctctggaagatgagggacacAGGACGCCTCCCCTGACACGTGGGGCTCCACAGTCAAAACCATCGGCCTCTCCAAGCCCCAGCGAGCACAGCGCTGCCGTGATGGTGGAGAGCCAGGGACGTGCCCGACATGCCTGCAGTGTCTCTGATGAAGAGCTGGATGAAAGAGTTGACACCATCGTGGCTGCAGTCCTACTCCACTCTGTAGCCATCATCCAGGGAGCGGGAGCCCCAAGCAAGGCAGCAAGTGCTCCCTGGGTCACAGTGCCCAGGGTGCCTCCTCCCACACCAGAGCCTGCAGAATGTACATCCTCGGCCTCTGCCTTGGCCAGAGGCCCTGTGGGGGAGGCCAATGAAGCCCCTCTCGCTGCAGCAGCAATGCCACAAGAAGAAGGTGGAGAAGAGGCTTCTCCTTTGGCTGCAGAGCCTCTCCGGGAGGCCATCACAGATCTccgcccagcagcagctgacgaagcaggagcagcagccactcCCTTGGTTCCTGGGCACCAG GTGGCCATCGAGCAGGGAGGCCAAGCGCAGTCCTCCTCCTGCACCAAAGATACGCCAGCGGATGAGCCAGCAACGTCCCAGACACAAGCGCCGTCCCAGGATCTGTTGGCCGGGCCTGTTCAGCGCAGCGAGCAGCACCAAGCACAAG GCACCCTTGACCTCGCACAAGCCCCGGCGCGCCAGCCACGGCCCTCCCGCATCAGGAGGGCACTTCGCGCGCTGCGCAGGGCTTTCCGCTGCAGCTGCATCGCAGGACAGCGAGAGTAG